One window from the genome of Candoia aspera isolate rCanAsp1 chromosome 15, rCanAsp1.hap2, whole genome shotgun sequence encodes:
- the SELPLG gene encoding P-selectin glycoprotein ligand 1, translated as MASLWFFWSMVLSGFLITGGFKIIQHSTNTKNMESFRSAANTNDWKWKAAGDGGNGSSRLLRQKRQDKMEEHAKKSPALTTASPPSGMDFQVNATSSPVKMMTKIASKSPPEHVLPETRNETKSQKIPLDMNVTWPWLIDVTSTSPQVPVSTVTLRPDSDTTRPVSRTKENLHSLLKTATPSPALLDHISTSSSQHLIDDSGFSTAPQKHISDSPRPDVNSKLKLPLITATSGSTKTPQHLDEILSTSSQTSGDVLEFSTATEKHSLDSARPDLNPKVKPHLATATSVPTKTQKWLDEMVSTSTETLQDDLDSSTGPSRHSLGMTTSGSSATTQGKSPLANNTNPLIGKCLLAILLLALVAAIFIVSSGVLATTLWRQKKAYRLGQANHTEMVCISSLLSAEKEEEEERRRQPKVKRVKLLGETGSETEVDNLTLNSFLPEH; from the coding sequence ATGGCTTCCCTCTGGTTCTTCTGGTCCATGGTTCTCTCAGGCTTTCTCATAACTGGTGGTTTCAAGATTATCCAACATAGCACCAACACGAAGAACATGGAGTCATTTCGTTCCGCCGCCAACACAAACGATTGGAAGTGGAAAGCAGCAGGTGATGGAGGCAATGGATCCTCTCGGTTGCTCCGTcaaaaaagacaggataaaatGGAGGAACATGCTAAAAAGTCTCCTGCCCTTACAACAGCTTCACCCCCCTCTGGTATGGACTTCCAAGTAAATGCCACCTCCTCTCCCGTGAAGATGATGACCAAAATTGCATCCAAAAGTCCTCCAGAACATGTGCTACCTGAAACCAGAAATGAGACTAAGTCACAGAAAATCCCCCTGGACATGAATGTAACGTGGCCATGGCTGATCGATGTGACCTCCACATCCCCTCAGGTGCCTGTTTCCACAGTGACTTTGAGGCCAGATTCTGACACTACTAGACCTGTctccagaacaaaagaaaacctcCATTCTCTCCTCAAAACAGCCACACCTAGTCCAGCATTGTTGGATCATATATCTACTTCATCCTCTCAACATTTGATTGATGATTCAGGTTTTTCCACAGCCCCCCAGAAGCACATCTCAGACTCACCTAGGCCAGACGtaaattcaaaattaaaactTCCTCTCATAACAGCTACATCTGGTTCCACCAAAACACCGCAACATCTGGATGAAATCTTGTCTACATCTTCTCAGACTTCGGGGGATGTCTTGGAGTTTTCCACGGCCACCGAGAAGCACAGCTTGGACTCAGCTAGGCCAGACCTAAATCCGAAGGTAAAACCTCACCTTGCAACGGCTACATCTGTTCCCACCAAAACACAGAAATGGCTGGATGAAATGGTGTCTACGTCCACTGAGACTTTGCAGGATGACTTGGATTCTTCTACAGGGCCCTCAAGGCACAGCTTGGGCATGACCACATCAGGCTCCTCAGCCACCACCCAAGGAAAGTCTCCCCTTGCCAATAACACCAACCCTTTGATTGGAAAATGTTTGCTGGCCATCCTCCTCCTGGCTCTGGTGGCCGCCATCTTCATTGTGTCCTCTGGTGTCCTGGCCACCACGCTGTGGCGCCAGAAGAAAGCTTACAGACTGGGCCAGGCCAACCACACAGAGATGGTGTGCATCTCATCCCTGCTGTCTgctgaaaaggaggaggaggaggagaggaggaggcagCCCAAAGTGAAGCGGGTAAAACTTCTTGGGGAGACGGGGTCGGAGACAGAGGTGGACAACTTAACCCTGAACAGCTTCCTACCAGAGCATTAA
- the CORO1C gene encoding coronin-1C codes for MRRVVRQSKFRHVFGQAVKNDQCYDDIRVSRVTWDSSFCAVNPKFVAIIIEASGGGAFLVLPLHKTGRIDKSYPTVCGHTGPVLDIDWCPHNDQVIASGSEDCTVMVWQIPENGLTLSLTEPVVILEGHSKRVGIVAWHPTARNVLLSAGCDNAVIIWNVGTGEPLINLDDMHQDMIYNVSWNRNGSLICTASKDKKVRVIDPRKQEIIAEKEKAHEGARPMRAIFLSDGNVFTTGFSRMSERQLALWNPKNMEEPVALHEMDTSNGVLLPFYDPDTNILYLCGKGDSSIRYFEITGESPYVHYLNTFSSKEPQRGMGFMPKRGLDVNKCEIARFFKLHERKCEPIIMTVPRKSDLFQDDLYPDTAGPEAALEAEEWFEGKNADPILISLKHGYIPGKNRDLKVVKKNILDNKPAANKKSDLISTPKKAMDTSNPQNEAKLEEILKELRSLKDTIAHQDERISKLERQVAKMAV; via the exons ATGAGACGGGTGGTACGACAGAGCAAGTTTCGGCACGTGTTCGGCCAGGCGGTGAAAAATGACCAGTGTTACGATGACATTCGAGTGTCCCGGGTTACTTGGGATAGCTCGTTTTGTGCAGTCAACCCCAAATTCGTCGCGATAATCATAGAAGCGAGTGGGGGAGGCGCATTCCTGGTTCTGCCTTTACACAAG aCAGGTAGAATTGACAAGTCGTATCCCACAGTGTGTGGCCACACCGGACCAGTGCTGGACATAGACTGGTGTCCTCACAACGATCAAGTGATTGCCAGCGGCTCAGAAGATTGCACAGTGATG GTCTGGCAGATCCCAGAGAACGGTCTCACCCTCTCCCTGACGGAGCCGGTCGTCATCCTAGAGGGCCATTCCAAAAGAGTGGGCATTGTAGCTTGGCACCCCACCGCCCGCAACGTGCTGCTAAGCGCAG GCTGCGACAACGCCGTCATCATCTGGAACGTGGGGACGGGGGAGCCCCTCATTAACCTGGACGACATGCACCAAGACATGATCTACAACGTCAGCTGGAACCGCAACGGCAGCCTCATCTGTACGGCTTCCAAAGACAAGAAAGTCCGCGTGATTGATCCCCGGAAGCAAGAGATAATAGCG gagAAAGAGAAGGCGCATGAAGGGGCACGGCCCATGCGGGCCATCTTCCTCTCGGATGGGAACGTCTTCACCACCGGGTTCAGCCGCATGAGCGAGCGGCAGCTGGCCCTCTGGAACCCT AAAAATATGGAAGAGCCCGTTGCCCTTCACGAAATGGACACCAGCAACGGTGTCCTGTTGCCGTTCTACGACCCTGACACGAATATCCTTTACTTATGTGGGAAG GGCGACAGCAGCATCCGTTACTTCGAGATCACAGGCGAGTCTCCCTATGTGCACTACCTCAACACCTTCAGCAGCAAAGAGCCACAGAGAGGGATGGGCTTCATGCCGAAAAGGGGCCTGGACGTGAACAAGTGTGAGATCGCCAG GTTCTTCAAACTTCACGAGAGGAAGTGCGAACCGATCATCATGACCGTCCCTCGGAAG TCTGACCTCTTCCAAGATGACCTGTATCCCGATACAGCTGGGCCAGAAGCTGCCCTGGAAGCCGAGGAATGGTTTGAGGGGAAGAACGCCGACCCCATTCTCATCTCCTTGAAGCACGGATACATTCCGGGGAAGAACCGGGACCTCAAGGTGGTCAAGAAGAACATACTGGACAACAAGCCAGCAGCCAACAAGAAGAGTGATCTCATCAGCACCCCAAAGAAAGCGATGGACACCTCAAACCCC CAAAACGAAGCCAAATTGGAAGAAATCTTGAAAGAGCTCAGATCGCTAAAAGACACAATCGCTCATCAGGACGAACGCATTTCCAAATTAGAACGGCAGGTGGCGAAGATGGCCGTCTGA